GGAATGCTGGCCGCGCACCAGCTTGAGCAGCAGCCCGACGATCACCAGCAGGGCGAGGCCGGTGGTCAGCCCCGCCGCCACACCGTCGCGGGTGGCCGAACTGCTGGACAGATCATCGGCCAGCACCACCGACCAGTCGCCGTAGGGATCGTTCCACTGCACCTGGGCAACCGCCAGGGCATGAAGCCGCCCGCCGATGGATACGATGCCGGGCGTGACGGAGAACGGCAGCACCGGCGGGTCGGCCTTCTCGAACATGGCACCGAACTGCTTGAGGGCACGGATCGAGGTCAGGCGCTCGAAGGTGGCCCGGCCGGCCAGATGCCCGACCCATTCCGGCCGGCTGCCGGCGAACACCACGCCCTGGGGCGACAGCAGCAGGGCGATGCCGCCGCGTTCCGTCAACAGGCTGTCGACCCGTTCCAGCCCGGTGCGGGCCACCACCGCGCCGATGGGATCGCTGCTCCGCTGGGCCGTGGCGCGTACCGGGGCGGTGAAGTACAGCGCCCGGTCGCCGCGCGCCAGACTGACGGCGGCATAGACGTTGCTCTGCCCCTTCATGGCCATCTGGTAGTATGGCCGGAAAGTCACGTTAAGCCCGGTGGACGGCCGCCCGCTGCTGTCCCAGGACGAATGGACGACACCGTCGCCGCCCACCACGAACACGCCCTGCGCATCATGGGACCGGGCGACATCCTCCAGCAGGCCGGCGATGCGGGGAAGATTGGGAGGGACCTCGCCACGGGCGTCGAACTTGATGTCCTGGGCCACCGCGCCGAGCAGGGACAGCGCGCCCATGACGTTGCCGTTCAGGGTCTGCGACATGATTTCCACGCCGCGCCGCTCGGCCTCGATCAGCAGCCGGTCCAGGCGCTCCTCGTGGCGGATGGAAAGGGTCAGCCACCCGGCCAGCCCACCACCCGACAGCGCGACGAGCAAGGCCAACAGCCACCCCAGACCGGGGCTTTTGATCAGCAGTGCCACCAAGCGTCCCATCCGGTCTACCCCAAACCTCTTAGGACCAGGGGAATCTCCCTAAACCAAAGCAGGATAGACCAGCAACCGCGAAACGAAAATTCCTTTTAGCCGACCACCCCGATGGTTTGCCGCCGAAAGGCGCCGCCCCGGCCAGACCCACGCCGCACGGGGCGGAGGGGCTCGAATTTCGCTCCTTCGGTAGAGGCACACGCCATATGCCATACCTTCAGTATGGGATTAATACCTAATCCTTGGTTGGGCCGAGCCTTGCCATCCACTGCCACCATATGTGGCACCCATCGAGCCAATACCCACAAGATGTCCGCTCACCTTGCGACAAGCTCCGTCATCTTTCGCAACATGCGGAGATGTCGGGTCCGCACCCTAATTCAACCGAAAGGCTGATGTTTTCGAGCAATACCAACGCGCAGCCCACAACAGGTAGGGAAAAGGCATAATTCAACTGTGCTTATGAAAGGGAGGAACATCCCATGCGGCACGGCGAGCGCCTTACCGGCGTCGAAACGTTCTTCAACGAGAACGATGTCATTGTCAGCAAGACCAACCTCAAGGGCATCATCACCTACGCCAACCGCACCTTCCTCACGGTGAGCGGCTTCGACGAGGCGGAGGTGATCGGCCAACCCCACAACCTGATCCGCCATCCGCAGATGCCGCGATGCATCTTCAAGATGCTGTGGGAAGCGCTGCAGGACGGCCGGGAGATCTTCGCCTACGTGGTCAACCGCACCAAGCAGGGACATCACTACTGGGTCCTGGCCCATGTGACGCCCAGCTTCGACGCGGATCACCGGATCGTCGGCTACCACTCCAACCGGCGGGTCCCCGACAGAGAGCCGCTGGAAGGCATCATCATCCCCCTCTATCGCCGTCTGACCGATTGCGAGCAGCAGGCCACCGGCCCCAAGGAGGGGCTGCAGGCCTCCGGCGACCTGTTGCGGGGATACCTCGAGGAGAAGGGCGTCCGCTATGATCAGTTCATCTTCTCTCTATAGAGTGCGGCTGGCGGCTGCGGCCACGGCGGTCCTGTTCGTCCTGATCCCGGTGGCGGAGGCCGCCGGCGGAAGCCCCTCGCCCGCGACCATGGCGGTCGCATTGGCCGGGCTGGCGGTCTCGCTGGCCGCCATGCGGTACATCCTGCGGCTGCGGCGCGCCCTCGACAGCGCGGTCAAGACCGTTCAGGCGGTGGCGCGGGGTGATTTCGAAGCCCGGCTGGTGGGTATCCGCGAAGGAGGACGGGTCGGCGAACTGCTGCATTCCGTCAACGAGCTGATCGACCGCTCCGACAGTTTCGTGCGCGAGGCGTCGGCCTCCATGGAGCACGTGGCCCGGGGGCAGTACCACCGCCGGATCGTCGAGCGGGGCATGATGGGCCATTTCCTGCACGGCGCCCGCGCCATCAACGCCGCCACCAGCGCCATCGAGCGCAAGGTCGGCGATTTCGCCACCGTCACCCGGCATTTCGAGGATACGGTGGGCTCGGTGGTCCGTCTGACCGCCGCCGCCGCCACGGAACTGCAGGCCACCGCCCAGGGCATGGAGCAGACCGCCGCCGACACCAGCGGCACCGCCACCACCGTCGCCGCCGCCGCCGAGGAGGCCTCGACCAATGTGGAGACCGTGGCCGCCGCCGCCGAGGAACTGTCGGCCGCCATCAACGAGATCAGCCGGCAGGTGGAGCAATCCACCTCCATCGCCGGCGCCGCCATGGATCAGGCCGCCCGGACCAACGCCATGGTGGAAAGCCTGGCGGAATCCTCCAACAAGATCGGCGAGGTGGTGAACCTGATCAACGACATCGCGTCGCAGACCAACCTGCTGGCCTTGAACGCCACCATCGAGGCGGCCCGCGCCGGCGAGGCCGGAAAAGGCTTCGCCGTGGTCGCCAGCGAGGTCAAGACCCTGGCGACCCAGACCGCCAGGGCCACCAGCGAGATCGCCGAACAGATCGCCGCCGTCCAGTCGGCGGCCACCGGAACCGCCGAGGCGATCCGTTCCATCGCCGGCACCATCACCGACATCAACCGCTATACCACCGCCATCGCGGCGTCGGTGGACCAGCAAAGCGCCGCCACCCGCGAGATCGCCCGCAACGTGGAACGCGCCTCGGCCGGCGCCACCCAGGTCAGCGGCAATGTTCACAAGCTTTCGGAAGGGGCCGACCAGACCGGACAGGCCGCCGGCGACGTGCTGAGCGCCGCCCACCAGTTGTCCCTCCAGTCGGAACAGCTCAGCACCGTGGTCGGAGACTTCCTCGGCGAGTTGAAGACCGTGCTGTAGACGGCCTGGAGCGGCGCGCCTTGAATATCGCTCCAGCGCCCGTTGAGGGCGCGGCCAAGGGCGCGGATGCGCCCGCCCGGCGAGGGACAATGATAAAGCCTATAGCGTGATGCGCATTTTGGGCAGCACGCTATAGCGATGGCCGCGGCCTATGCCGCGCCGCCATTCCGAGGCGGCTGATTGACGGCGACCCAATAGATGCCCAGCCTGGAAACGCATTCCGCGAAGGCATGAAAATCCACCGGCTTACGCACGAAGCTGTTCGCGCCGTGCTCATAGCTCCTCAGACGATCCCGGTCCTCGTCGGAAGAGGTCAGGATGACGACCGGCAGCAATCGGGTGCGGGGATCGTCCCGCAACCTCGCCAGCACTTCGAGACCGCCCACGCGCGGCAGATTGATATCCAGCAGGGCCACCACCGGCAACGCGGCATCGCTGCGATGGGAGAACTCGCCGACGCCGAACAGGTAGTCCAGGGCCTGCTGGCCATCGCGAACAACGTCGATCTGGTTGGCGACGTTGGCCTTGTGCAGCGCCCGCAGTATCAGCAACTCATCCTGAGGATTGTCCTCGACCAGAAGCAGCGTTGATTTATTCACGACGGTTCTCCTTCCTGGCGGGGGGAGCCCGACCGCGGAAGGGAGAACCGGAAGGTGGCTCCCCCGCCGACGGCGGCCTCGGCTGAAATGGCGCCGCCATGGCGCTGGATGATGCGGCTGACGGTGGACAGACCGATGCCGATGCCGGGAAATTCGTCCTGGCGATGAAGACGCTGGAACGGCTTGAACAGCTTTTCCGCATGGGCCATGTCGAACCCGACGCCATTGTCGGCCACGAAGATGGTGGTGGTGGCCGCGTCGCACCGCCCGTAGACACGAACGGCCGGCTCGGTGGCTTTGGCGGCGTATTTCACCGCATTGTCCAACAGGTTCTGCATCACCGCCTCGATCAGTCGGCAATCGCCCCAAACCGTGAGTCCCGGCTCGATTTCCCAGGTCGTGGCCGTATCGGTTCCGGCGGCCTTCATCTGTTCCCGCATGGAGGCCGCCAGGGCGGAAATATCGACATCCGTCCGCTGCAAATCCCCGCGTGTGGCGCGGGACAATTGAAGCAGGCCGTCGATCAGCTCGCCCATATGCTTGCCGCCACGGACGATCTGGGAAATATACTGCCGGGCTTCCTCGTCCAGCTTCTCGCCGTAATCCTCGGCCAAGGCCGTGCTGAATCCGATCATGGCCCGCAGCGGCGCCCGCAGATCGTGAGAGACGGCATAGGCGAAGCTGTCCAGTTCGGCATTGGCGGCCCGCAACTCCTTCTCGGCGGCATGAAGGGTCTCTTCCGCCAGGCGGCGCTCGTCGATTTCGCGGCCAAGCGCGGTGTTGGCCGCCGCCAATTGGGCGGCGCTGGGCACGGAAAGCGCATGGGGAATCAGGGGCCAGAGAACGATGGCGGTAAGGAGCGAAGCCACGGCGGTGATCGCCTTGACCACCGCCTGCAGGCCGTAATCCGGGAACCATAGGGTCCAAAGGTCGGACAGGTGGCTGGTGGCGCACAGCAGGATGAAGACGGCGAATGCCACCGCCACCCAGCGAAGATAGAGGTCCCGCCGCTTGACGACATAAACGATGATCGCGGCACTGATCGACAGATACGACGCGGCGATGACGGCGTCCGAGGAAGCCAGGGACCAGAACAGCTCAGGGCGCCAGGACAAACAGAAGCCATGGGGATTCAATCCGTTGAGATCGAACAGGTCGCTGAACATCTGCCCCCCTCTTCAGCCGCGCTGACGGATGGAACGTATCGAACCCTCGGACCCGGAACATTTTCGAGGCCGAATAACCTCAATCAAATCCCGTATATATTAAGGCACAGATACGGCTCGGCCGTCAGCCAACAATTGAAAGCCGGCCGAACGGGACGGGAGCCGTTCGACTTCGGCGCGACAGGCGTGCGATATTGGCGACCGGAAGCGCCAGGACAGGACGGCATCGGCAATGCGCACATGGAACGATCTGGCGGGATTCCTCAAGGAAGAATTCCGTCATCTCACCACCATCCACCCCAGCGACCGCATGTGGCAGATGCCGTTCGCCGCATCCCTGGCCTCGGGCCTGCCGCTCCTGGTGGGCTGCTTTTTCGGCCATCTGGGTTACGGACTGGTGTCGTCCCTGGGCGGGCTGATCTTCCTGTACCTGCCGCCGACGGCCCTGTACCACCGCATGGTGTCGCTGATGGCGTCGGCCTTCGCCCTGACCGCCTGCTACGCCCTGGGCGTCATGAGTCACCTCGTCCCGGTGCTGATGATGCCGGTGCTCATCTTCATCGCCATCCTGACCACCATGCTGTGCCGCTTCTACCGCGTCGGCGTGCCGGGCAGCCTGTTCTTCATCATGGCGGCCTCCATCGGGGCCTATTCCCCGGTGGAACTGCTGCAGGTTCCCCTGATGGTCGGCCTGATGAGCATGGGAACCCTGCTGGCCTCGCTGATCGCCTTTTTCTACAGCGTCTACACCCTGCGCCTGCGCCCGCCCCTGCCCATCCAGCCGCTGCCCGAGCCGACCTTCGACTTCGTGGTGTTCGATTCCGTGGTGATCGGGGCCTGCGTCGGCATATCGCTGGCCCTGGCCCAGGTGCTGCAGATGGAAAAGGCCTATTGGGTGCCGGTCAGCTGCCTGGCGGTGGTCCAGGGCGCCTCGCTGCGGGCGGTATGGAACCGGCAGCTGCACCGCATCCTGGGCACCGGCGTCGGCCTGTTCTTGGCCTGGGGCATCCTGTCGCTGCCGCTGAACATGTGGAGCATCTCGTTCACCATGATCGCCCTCACCTTCATCATCGAGACGGTGATCGTCCGGCATTACGCCTTCGCGGTGGTCTTCATCACGCCCCTGACCATCCTGCTGGCCGATGCCGCCGTTCTGGGACACGGCTCGCCGACCGAATTGATCCAGGCGCGGTTCATCGTGACCTGCCTTGGAAGTTTCATCCGGCCGTAAGTAGAGCCTTGGGCGAAGTTACGCCGTGTGGCGCGGTCTGAGCAATGGGGCCGGGCTCGGAGCCCCGGAGGGGCGGAGAGGCCGGCCCCATTGCTTTGAGTTTGGCAGCGTGGGCCGCCGGTGTCTGGTAGCCCAGGGCCGAGTGCGGCCTGGTCGTGTTGTAGTCGGCGACCCAGGTGGCGATGACGGCGCGGGCCTGGGCCATGCTGGTGAACACCGTTTCGTTGAGCAGTTCGTCGCGCATGCGGCCGTTGAAGCTCTCGACGAATCCGTTCTGCATGGGCCTGCCGGGGGCGATGTAGTGCCATTGCATGCAGTGGTCCTGCGCCCATTTCAGCACGGCGTTGCTGGTCAACTCGGTGCCGTTGTCGGACACGATCATCTCCGGCTTGCCGCACCGGGCCACCAGCGCCGTCAGCTCGCGGACCACCCGTACGCCCGAGATCGAGGTGTCGGGCACCGAAGCCAGGCACTCCCGCGTCACGTCGTCGACGATGTTGAGCACGCGGAAGCGCCGCCCGTTGTCCAACTGGTCATGGACGAAATCCAGCGACCAGCGGGCGTTGGGCTTGGCCTCCACCAGGATCGGCACCCGCGCGCCGATCCTGGTGGAGGCCAAGCCCAACGCCCGCTGGTCGCTGGATTTCGTCCATGACCAGTTGGACAACGGGCGGCGCTTCCGCGTGCTCAACATCGTCGACGATGTGACGCGGGAATGCTTGGCAGCAGTGCCCGACACCTCGATCTCGGGCGTGCGTGTGGTCCGCGAATTGACGGTGCTGGTGGCCCGGCGCGGCAAGCCGGAGATGATCGTCTCCGACAACGGCACCGAGCTGACCGGCAATACCATGCTGAAGTGGACGCAGGATCATTGCATGCAATGGCACTACATCGCGCCGGGCAGGCCCATGCAGAACGGCTTTGTCGAGAGCTTCAACGGCCGGATGCGCGACGAATTGTTGAACGAGACGGTCTTCACCAGCATGGCCCAGGAAATGCAGCGTCTGATCGATTGCTGTCCGGATCATCTGCGCCCCATCGCCATCACCGCATTCGACACGGGCGGCCGGATCGGCAACGTCCTGGGGCTGCACTGGCCCCAAGTAGACCTGGAGCGCCGTATCGTCCGGTTCCTGCGCACCAAGAACGACACCCCGGTCAGTGTCCCCATGACCAATCGTCTGGTTGCCGTTCTGTCCGCTCTCAAGACCTCTCAGGACGAGGCGCGGAAGAAGGCCGAGGTCGAGCCGGGCAAGGTGGTGGTTCCTCAAGGTGACTGGGTGTTTACCTATCAGGGCGCCCCCATCCAGTGCATCAAGACTTCCTTCGCCAAGGCGTGCGAGCGGGCGAAGATCGAGAATTTCCGCGTCCATGACATGCGCCACACCTTTGCCAGCCATCTTGTCCAGAACGGCGTGCCGCTTTTGGAGGTCAAAGACCTCCTGGGACATAAGACGCTGGCGATGGTCATGCGCTATGCCCACCTTGCGCCGGACAACCTGCGCAGTGCGGTTGAGCGGCTGCCCGGTCATAATTTGGGCATAGTTGAACAGCAGCCCCGAAGGGCTGCTGTTGCAACAGACTGATAAATCACCAGAAAATGGTGGAGCCGAGCGGGATCGAACCGCTGACCTCCTCATTGCGAAAAAACAGGCTTATTTGTATATAATTGATATAGCTATGTTATTTTCAATATAAGCAGATATGTGAGTTGTACGTGAGTCAAATGGTAAAGCTCGGATGCCAGTGCGCCAATAGGGATATACGGGAACTGAGGCCACGATCATGGTTGCATTGCTGAACGCGGCTTGTTTCGGCTGGATAACCGAAGCTGACTGCCTTGATGCACGATGCTAACTAATTGTAGTATGAAAGCTGATTTCTAGACCGAGATGTTCGACCCGCAAACCAGCGCAAGGGGGGGCGAATGATCAACGGGGCGATGGGAGAATTGGCGTGAACAAACCGGACCTGTTTGCTGAGCCAGCACAGCAAAGTGTCGCGACATCAATTTCCGAGCGTCTTTCTCAGGAAATTGTCATTGCCCTTGTCGGTCCGGTGGGGTCAGGCGTTTCAACTGCTGCTGAATTCATAAAATCTATTTTGTGTAATGATTTTGATTATAAGGTATGCGAGATCATAAAGCCGAGCGCCATCATCTTACGTGAGGCGCACCGGGTTGGCATAACTGAAATCCCAAAAACTCCGCATGATCAGTATATAACTGCAATGCAGACGGCAGGAAACTCTCTCCGTGAGAAGTTCGGAGGAAACTATCTGGCCGAGAAAATTGTTGAACTTATATATAAATTTCGTCGCGATAATGGCGGTTATTCCGATGGCGGAGTTCCTCTTCCTGGTAGGCGGGCATACATTATTGACTCTGTCAAGAATCCTGAAGAGCTTTCGTTGCTGCGCAAGATTTACGGTGAGACTCTTTGTCTATTCGGTGTGTTCGCGCCAGATCATATTCGGAAGCAACGATTAAAAGATGCCGGAGTTCCTGATGATGCCATTAAAAAAATAATTGATCGCGATCAGAATGAGTTGGCAACATTTGGGCAGAAGACCAGGAAGATTTTTACTGAAAGCGATTTTTTCATATGCAATGACAAGAAGCGTGACGAGCTTCGTGTGAGAGTTCTTAGATTTGTAAATATAGTTTTCAACACAGCCATTCACACGCCAACAAGGGCGGAGTCGGCCATGTACGAGGCGGGCGCTGCGGCAGCAAATTCAGCATGTATGTCTCGGCAGGTAGGTGCCGCAATTGTCTCTCAAAGTGGGGAACTGGTTTCCGTTGGTTGGAATGACGTGCCAAGATTTGGCGGCGGATTATATGGCGAAGATCATCAATCTACCTGGGATGCTGAAAGCAATTGCATCGCTGATGCTGACAATAGGTGCTTCAAGTGGGGAGGAAATATATGCCACAATGAGACTAGGCGAAATCAGATTGTGAATAAAATTTGCGATAAAGTTGGGGCATCCGGGCTTCTTAAGAAGGGAAAGACCGGCGCAGACGTTTCTGGATTGCTTCGCGGCGCAACTGATATCGATGCCTTGATTGAATTTTCCAGATCAATACATGCAGAAATGGAGGCGATATTATCAGTGGCTCGTGAAGGGCGCCATTCACTGGTTGGCGCAACGCTCTATACGAACACATATCCATGTCATAATTGTGCCCGCCATATTGTGGCGTCTGGAATCACCTCGGTTGTTTACATTGAGCCATATCAAAAGAGTTTGGCAATTGCATTGCACAATGACGCGATTACGGAAGACCCTGAATCCAAGACAAAGGTCGTATTTCGACAATATGATGGGGTTGCTCCGCGACACTATCTACGACTCTTTCGGCCTACGGGAGACCGTAAGAAAGATGGCCGCTTGATCCAGCAATCCCCCAAGGCCGCTGTTCCGATTTTCCGAGTGCCCCTTGATGCGCCTACCGAGTATGAGGTGAAGGTCATTGCAGATTTGGCCGACAAGGAGCAAACTCCGCTTTGAGTAGGAGCAACCAAGTTGGCAGGGAGGGCATGCCGGTGACGAAGCTACGCACAACGTCTGCTGACCAGCTTGTACTTAACCTACCGGCAGGGCGGCAGGACGGCGACGTTTCCTGCAATGGGGCCTTGTATGCCCCATCACGTCAGAACGTAGTTGTTTTCGCAGATAGCGCGACGATTGAAGTCCGGCGCGAGGCAATTAGGCGGGTGCAAATCGCGGGGATATTTGAGGTTAAGCGTAACGCTAAGTAGATGCGAACGCACAAGGTTGTGCTTTACCGGAAGCTCGGTGAAGCGGGCCGACGACAAGCTGTTTTTGGCGTCCGTTGTGAGCGCCTAAACGGCGAATGGGGTGTTGAAGGGGGCCGCCGCCAGTATGGCGGCAGCGCATTCACAAATGAGCCATATTTTTATGGCCCCATCCCCGCCAGCGACACCACGTTATCATCAGTCATTCTCCACCAAGTGGGCCGCCTCATGAAAGGCGACCCGCTTGGGGATTGGGCGAGTGATCATGGCCGTCACCCCTCTGCCACCATGTGTTCCATCAAGCTGATCAACCGATTCTTTGACCTGTAATAGCGGCTTCGGTCTCCTTGGTAACGGCCATCAGCGATGATTGAACGGTGAATCTTGATGACATTCCGGCCTCGTGCCGAGGTCCATTCGCCGGTGATTTCGGCCAGACGAAGAATGCGCCAATGTGCCCACCCGCCCCCACCATGGGAGCTATCAACGACGACGAGTTTGTGGTCACGATATGCAGCCTCTTGGACAACGATACCTGTCTTGCGAGGCTGAGTGACCCAAGGAGGCTCGACAAAATTGCAGTCGATTTTTCGGGCACCCACCCGAACAAATCCTGTGAGGAGTAGCAAGGAGGCATCACCACCTTTTTTCAGGAAGATATTGATGCATGTGGAATGTTGAGAGTCACACACAACCGTGACCACATAGCGACCGCTGATGGGCAACGTCTCACATAATTGTTCCACCGAAAATTTGGCGACCGGCCCCACCGTAAACTTGTGCCAGTTTCGCCGGATTGCCCCTTTGTTCACCCGGCACTTCTTCGAGGGTATGATCGGTTTGGACTGAGCAGCTTCGTCGCTGTCAGGGCATTCCGCGAGGCAGGCAATAACGACGATGAAGCCCCGTCCGTTGCCGATGCCCCGGCGACACTGACCCCCGACGAGATCATGCGCAACGCCCATCGGCAGTTGGAAATGGCGCTGGCCGGTGACCTACCCTTCAAGGTGACATCGACTTTGTTCGATCGAAACTTCGGATGGTCATGCCACATTTGGCATATTGAACGGAGGTTTTACGCGGCGGAAAACCTCACTCCGCCTCGTGTCGGATTAACTGGAGCATCTCACCATCGGGCTGCACCATGGTCACGATATTGCCAATGCAGATATCCGCCTCATGGGCGGCTCCAAAGGTCTGCCTTGTTTGCACGGTAATTGGGCCATCCTCAATCTGCCGGATTCCATCCATCAGGCCTGCGTTGGTGTCCGGGGCAGCATCCCGATGCACACGCTTGAGTTCGTCCTTACGATGCAACGGCTCAAGATGTCCGTAATGTTTCTCAATCATCTGCACCGATGTCCCCATCCTTGACATCCTTGAATCGCAGGCTCCGCGCCTCGCCTGGGCGCAACCCGGTGAGAACCATGAACTGTACGTAACAGGCAAGAAGTTGACGGTAGTAGCGAGTTTGACCGTTGGGGGTGGCAAGCGTCCGCTCCCAGGCGGTTTTGACCAATTTCTCGTACTGTTCGGCGGACAGTGCCCCTCGGCTATTGTCGCCAAGGGGTGCCGATTTAAATTTCAGCAACTCATAATTATTTGAATATCCAAGAGAAATTGCCTTCTGAAGAACGCCGCGCAACGCTACTTCTTCCCGCGCCAGCGTGCCGTTCGATGGAACCCTATGAATTGCCGGGCGCTTCGCGCCACCCTTTGCCGTGAAGCTGTCCCGCTCGAACTTTCCCATACCGCTTGCCCGCCCAATCTCGCCAAAACGTGTGAGTCTGTGAGTCCAATGTGACTCACAGGGGGTGGTATTCACGTATTGTACTCGTGATTCCCCCTATTTGGAAGGCGTGTGAGCGCATGTGAGTCAGGCCCAGGGGTGCCAGCGGCACCCCTGATTTTCACCTAACCACCTGATTCCACTGGGGAAAATTGGTGGAGCCGAGCGGGATCGAACCGCTGACCTCCTCATTGCGAACGAGGCGCTCTCCCAACTGAGCTACGGCCCCGCCCCGGCAATAAGCCATCAAAATCAAGCCACTAGAAGGCGGCCATCTTAGCCCGGCAAGCCGTTCAGGACAACCGTTTGTCACACTCGCTGTGACAAGGGTGTGACAAAAACCGCGAGTGGTCGCGCCTATATGGCTGTCAGGCAACGGTGTAGACAAGTCAAAAGAAACAAACGAAAAATACAAAGTATTCGCAAAAGCATATTCTGGCCTCAATTTGACAGCTAGTTTCTTAGTCTGTATTATCATGCGAACTTCACTTGTTATGGAGGCTCGCATGCCTTACTTGCACATCCCCGCTCTCGGAAACACCCGTGAGCACCCCCGCCTTGGTGTTCCGACCTTTCGGGGCTACACCCTGTCCGAGGCGGCTCC
The window above is part of the Magnetospirillum sp. 15-1 genome. Proteins encoded here:
- a CDS encoding FUSC family protein → MRTWNDLAGFLKEEFRHLTTIHPSDRMWQMPFAASLASGLPLLVGCFFGHLGYGLVSSLGGLIFLYLPPTALYHRMVSLMASAFALTACYALGVMSHLVPVLMMPVLIFIAILTTMLCRFYRVGVPGSLFFIMAASIGAYSPVELLQVPLMVGLMSMGTLLASLIAFFYSVYTLRLRPPLPIQPLPEPTFDFVVFDSVVIGACVGISLALAQVLQMEKAYWVPVSCLAVVQGASLRAVWNRQLHRILGTGVGLFLAWGILSLPLNMWSISFTMIALTFIIETVIVRHYAFAVVFITPLTILLADAAVLGHGSPTELIQARFIVTCLGSFIRP
- a CDS encoding methyl-accepting chemotaxis protein, with the protein product MISSSSLYRVRLAAAATAVLFVLIPVAEAAGGSPSPATMAVALAGLAVSLAAMRYILRLRRALDSAVKTVQAVARGDFEARLVGIREGGRVGELLHSVNELIDRSDSFVREASASMEHVARGQYHRRIVERGMMGHFLHGARAINAATSAIERKVGDFATVTRHFEDTVGSVVRLTAAAATELQATAQGMEQTAADTSGTATTVAAAAEEASTNVETVAAAAEELSAAINEISRQVEQSTSIAGAAMDQAARTNAMVESLAESSNKIGEVVNLINDIASQTNLLALNATIEAARAGEAGKGFAVVASEVKTLATQTARATSEIAEQIAAVQSAATGTAEAIRSIAGTITDINRYTTAIAASVDQQSAATREIARNVERASAGATQVSGNVHKLSEGADQTGQAAGDVLSAAHQLSLQSEQLSTVVGDFLGELKTVL
- a CDS encoding PAS domain-containing protein, with the translated sequence MRHGERLTGVETFFNENDVIVSKTNLKGIITYANRTFLTVSGFDEAEVIGQPHNLIRHPQMPRCIFKMLWEALQDGREIFAYVVNRTKQGHHYWVLAHVTPSFDADHRIVGYHSNRRVPDREPLEGIIIPLYRRLTDCEQQATGPKEGLQASGDLLRGYLEEKGVRYDQFIFSL
- a CDS encoding ATP-binding protein, with amino-acid sequence MFSDLFDLNGLNPHGFCLSWRPELFWSLASSDAVIAASYLSISAAIIVYVVKRRDLYLRWVAVAFAVFILLCATSHLSDLWTLWFPDYGLQAVVKAITAVASLLTAIVLWPLIPHALSVPSAAQLAAANTALGREIDERRLAEETLHAAEKELRAANAELDSFAYAVSHDLRAPLRAMIGFSTALAEDYGEKLDEEARQYISQIVRGGKHMGELIDGLLQLSRATRGDLQRTDVDISALAASMREQMKAAGTDTATTWEIEPGLTVWGDCRLIEAVMQNLLDNAVKYAAKATEPAVRVYGRCDAATTTIFVADNGVGFDMAHAEKLFKPFQRLHRQDEFPGIGIGLSTVSRIIQRHGGAISAEAAVGGGATFRFSLPRSGSPRQEGEPS
- a CDS encoding anti-phage dCTP deaminase, producing MNKPDLFAEPAQQSVATSISERLSQEIVIALVGPVGSGVSTAAEFIKSILCNDFDYKVCEIIKPSAIILREAHRVGITEIPKTPHDQYITAMQTAGNSLREKFGGNYLAEKIVELIYKFRRDNGGYSDGGVPLPGRRAYIIDSVKNPEELSLLRKIYGETLCLFGVFAPDHIRKQRLKDAGVPDDAIKKIIDRDQNELATFGQKTRKIFTESDFFICNDKKRDELRVRVLRFVNIVFNTAIHTPTRAESAMYEAGAAAANSACMSRQVGAAIVSQSGELVSVGWNDVPRFGGGLYGEDHQSTWDAESNCIADADNRCFKWGGNICHNETRRNQIVNKICDKVGASGLLKKGKTGADVSGLLRGATDIDALIEFSRSIHAEMEAILSVAREGRHSLVGATLYTNTYPCHNCARHIVASGITSVVYIEPYQKSLAIALHNDAITEDPESKTKVVFRQYDGVAPRHYLRLFRPTGDRKKDGRLIQQSPKAAVPIFRVPLDAPTEYEVKVIADLADKEQTPL
- a CDS encoding GAF domain-containing protein, which encodes MGRLVALLIKSPGLGWLLALLVALSGGGLAGWLTLSIRHEERLDRLLIEAERRGVEIMSQTLNGNVMGALSLLGAVAQDIKFDARGEVPPNLPRIAGLLEDVARSHDAQGVFVVGGDGVVHSSWDSSGRPSTGLNVTFRPYYQMAMKGQSNVYAAVSLARGDRALYFTAPVRATAQRSSDPIGAVVARTGLERVDSLLTERGGIALLLSPQGVVFAGSRPEWVGHLAGRATFERLTSIRALKQFGAMFEKADPPVLPFSVTPGIVSIGGRLHALAVAQVQWNDPYGDWSVVLADDLSSSSATRDGVAAGLTTGLALLVIVGLLLKLVRGQHSQSLATRRIEQYAREQAASAERKNRRAEAAMKLQRARGVADLARIFLAEAHDILGALQGAVYVFEADGASAMGLAASYAAPPGIAGELAPGAGLLGQCVLDRHGRVLAGEEVETWSIRSGLGNTAPAGVLMEPLMLDDTPLGAVEIAVLRPPSSGDVVQFRELASLLALNLEIQRRQLSAAPVPSEATP
- a CDS encoding response regulator, with the protein product MNKSTLLLVEDNPQDELLILRALHKANVANQIDVVRDGQQALDYLFGVGEFSHRSDAALPVVALLDINLPRVGGLEVLARLRDDPRTRLLPVVILTSSDEDRDRLRSYEHGANSFVRKPVDFHAFAECVSRLGIYWVAVNQPPRNGGAA